TATTGGCAATGAATTCATTTATGTATTTGATGATGAAGCTGAAAAATTAAAAGGTATTGATTACCTTGCCCAAGGAACACTATATACGGATATCATTGAAAGCGGGACAGCAACGGCACAAACGATCAAGTCTCACCACAATGTAGGCGGACTGCCTGAAAATATGCAATTCAAGCTGATAGAACCGCTTAATACGCTTTTCAAAGATGAGGTTCGTGCTCTTGGAACAGAGCTGGGAATTCCTGATGAAATCGTTTGGCGCCAGCCGTTCCCAGGTCCGGGACTTGGAATTCGCGTCTTAGGCGAAATATCAGAAGAAAAGCTGGAAATTGTGAGGGAATCTGATGCGATTCTCCGTGAAGAAATTGCAAATGCAGATTTAGAAAAAGACATTTGGCAGTATTTCACTGTTCTTCCTGACATCCGAAGCGTAGGGGTAATGGGTGACGCCCGCACGTATGATTACACAATCGGGATCCGGGCTGTTACGTCAATTGACGGAATGACCTCAGACTGGGCCCGCATTCCATGGGATGTATTAGAGAAAATTTCTACACGTATCGTAAACGAAGTTAAGCATATTAACCGTGTTGTTTACGATATTACCAGCAAGCCGCCAGCTACAATTGAGTGGGAATAATTTACGAACAAAACGGACATTATTCACTATAATGTCCGTTTTTATATTGAATTCAAAATCGATTGTTGGTAAAATGTCCAAGTGATCTTATAAAATAAGAACGATTTCTTATTCAACTAAGTATTTCATTTCATAGAGAGGGGAACCATGCTTTGAAAAACTACTTTCAATTTGACGAGCTTGGTACAAATTTTCGTACTGAAATTATCGGTGGTTTAACAACTTTTTTATCCATGGCTTATATATTATTTGTTAATCCGAGCATTTTGGGAAAAGTAATGGATCCTAATGCTGTTTTTACAGCAACTGCGTTAGCGGCTGCAATCGGATCCCTCGTGATGGGGATTCTTGCAAAGTACCCGATTTCACTGGCGCCGGGGATGGGCTTAAATGCATTTTTCACCTTTGGGGTCGTATTAGGTCAGGGGATTCCTTGGCAAACCGCTTTATCGGGTGTCTTTGTCTCAGGTATTATTTTTATTCTCCTATCTTTAAGCGGCTTGCGCGAAAAAATTATTAATGCAATTCCGCATGAGTTAAAGCTTGCGGTAGGAGCGGGGATCGGTTTGTTTATTACCTTTGTCGGCTTTAAGGAATCCGGTATTGTCGTTGGAAATCCGGAAACACTCGTCGGCCTTGGAGACATACGAAGCGGTACAACTCTGCTTACTGTATTTGGCTTGGTCGTGACTATTATCTTAATGGTTCTTCGTGTATATGGCGGCATTTTTATCGGAATGATTCTGACTGCAATTGCCGGTATGATCTTTGGACTGATCCAGACACCTCAAGCTATTGTCGGCCCGATTCAAAGTCTGGAGCCATCCTTTGGACAAGCTTTATTCAATTTAGACCAAATTTTCACCATTCATATGCTGATCGTCATATTAACCTTTTTATTTGTTGATTTCTTTGACACAGCGGGAACGTTGGTCGGAGTGGCTAATCAAGCCGGGCTAATGAAGGATAATAAGCTTCCAAGAGCAGGAAAAGCGTTGCTTGCGGATTCTACAGCGACATCGATCGGCGCGATTTTAGGTACTTCAACAACTACCGCGTATATTGAATCAACAGCGGGAGTGGCAGCTGGTGCACGCTCCGGCTTTGCTGCAGTCGTAACAGGCTTGCTGTTTTTATTGTCGCTCTTCTTCTCACCATTATTGGGTGTGGTGACACCGCAAGTAACGGCACCTGCGTTAATTATTGTAGGAGTATTGATGGTTTCATCACTCAATAAGATTGAATGGAATCGGTTTGAAATTGCCGTGCCAGCTTTCTTAACGATGATCGCTATGCCGTTATCATATAGCATTGCGACCGGAATTGCGATGGGATTCATTTTTTATCCTGTTACGATGATTGCCAAAGGGAAAGCAAAAGAAATTCATCCGATTATGTACGGATTGTTTGTGATTTTTATTTTGTATTTTGTCTTTTTAAAGTGAGCGATAGAAGGTAAGAGCCGGCTCAGCCTATTTGGCAGAGCCGGTTTTTTTGATTTGAACGATGTCCAGAGTCATTATTGAAACGAAAGCACTGGTTCGTACGTCTAGTTATAGCATGCGAAAAATGCTTTTGACGAAATCAGCAGTTTTCGTTACTTTAATATAGAATAAGATTCGCTTGATGAATATTTTGCGGGTTTTTTTATTTATTCAATAACGAGGAGAATCAATATTATGGAAGAAATGCGTAATAAAGATAGATACAACGATGATCATAATGAACGGGAGGAAGCTTCCGCTGTAGAGGAAGAAACCGTGGAAGAACAATCCCGCTTATCGAGGGTTTCGAGAAATCAAGCAAAAAAACAAACGAAAGCTAAAACGCGAACGAAAAACAGCGAGAAGCCCTCTGCGAATAAATATGTATCTGGCTTCAGGGCTTTCGGCGGATCTGTTTTGCGTTACTTAAGCTATTTTTATTCCGTATTGAAAAGCCCTCTGGCTGCAATGAGGGCTGCTGATGAAAAAAGCGCGAAATATGGATATGTTTCATTGTTTCTTTTTACTGTGCTTTTTTCCCTTGGGAATTTTATTCAGTTGCGGGCAAGCAGGGAGCGAGTGCTTGGATTCGGTGTTTCTTACCCGTTTTATGAGGCATTCTTTTTCGTGCTATTATTTGCTTTCACATTCCTGCTAATCTCAGCCGGTTCGATTTGGGTCGTTTCGAAATATATAATTAGATATCCATTTGCGTTTAGAAATGTACTTAATCGATTAAGTGTTCTCTTTGTTCCTGTAACTACACTCACACTGCTATGGATGGTGTTTTCAATACCGCATTTGATTTTTTTGACATCAATTCTATCTGTCTTCGGATTTTGCTACTATCTGTTTTCAATTTATGCTCTAATTGAAAGTGCGTATAAAAGCAGTAGTCGGCCGCTGATAGACTTGTTCTATTGTGCGGGTATAGCTTTGCTCATTCAGGCAGCGTTTGTGGGTTTCATTTGGAGATTTATTTCGGACTATCTATTATCTTCGCTTATTCCTCTTTAAGTGAGAAAAGGATAGACGCGGCGTTTTTAAGCGCCGTGTTTTTTATTAGCGTAAAGAGGAAATATTTAATGTATAGAAGGACTGTTTTTTACATTGTGCGTAATCAAAGGTAAAATATAACTTGTTTCTACATTTTAAAAAGAAGCAAAAGTCAGGAGGGAGCATGGCATGGAAGCTATACTTTCCAACAGTTTTTTAATGATTCTGATTATTCTCTTAGTTAATATTGTGTATGTCTCTTTTAACACCATTCGAATCATTTTAACTCTTAAAGGCCAACGGTACATGGCAGCTTTTATTAGTACGATTGAAGTTTTTGTTTACGTTATAGGTTTAGGGCTGGTTTTAAATAACTTAAATCAAATCCAAAATATTTTGGCCTATGCGATTGGATTTGGCATTGGCGTGATTGTCGGAATGAAAATCGAAGAAAAGCTGGCACTCGGGTATATTACTGTAAATGTGATTACGAAAGAACTGGACTTGGACCTTCCAAAACAGCTGAGGGAAAAAGGATACGGAGTAACCAACTGGGTAGCTGGGGGACTAGAAGGAGACCGGACAGCCATGCAGATCCTGACGCCGAGAAAATATGAGCTGCAGCTCTATGAAACGATTAATAATCTCGACAGCAAAGCATTTATTATTTCCTATGAACCGAAAACAATCCATGGCGGATTCTGGGTGAAGGCCGTTAAGAA
This window of the Bacillus gobiensis genome carries:
- a CDS encoding NCS2 family permease, which codes for MKNYFQFDELGTNFRTEIIGGLTTFLSMAYILFVNPSILGKVMDPNAVFTATALAAAIGSLVMGILAKYPISLAPGMGLNAFFTFGVVLGQGIPWQTALSGVFVSGIIFILLSLSGLREKIINAIPHELKLAVGAGIGLFITFVGFKESGIVVGNPETLVGLGDIRSGTTLLTVFGLVVTIILMVLRVYGGIFIGMILTAIAGMIFGLIQTPQAIVGPIQSLEPSFGQALFNLDQIFTIHMLIVILTFLFVDFFDTAGTLVGVANQAGLMKDNKLPRAGKALLADSTATSIGAILGTSTTTAYIESTAGVAAGARSGFAAVVTGLLFLLSLFFSPLLGVVTPQVTAPALIIVGVLMVSSLNKIEWNRFEIAVPAFLTMIAMPLSYSIATGIAMGFIFYPVTMIAKGKAKEIHPIMYGLFVIFILYFVFLK
- a CDS encoding DUF2179 domain-containing protein, with translation MEAILSNSFLMILIILLVNIVYVSFNTIRIILTLKGQRYMAAFISTIEVFVYVIGLGLVLNNLNQIQNILAYAIGFGIGVIVGMKIEEKLALGYITVNVITKELDLDLPKQLREKGYGVTNWVAGGLEGDRTAMQILTPRKYELQLYETINNLDSKAFIISYEPKTIHGGFWVKAVKKRRIKK